The Candidatus Delongbacteria bacterium region GGTTTTCAAATTGAAAAATATTGAGGTGATAGGTATAGGTGCAAACCTTTCATGTTTATATGGTGTCTTACCCAATCATGATAAACTTATCCAGCTTTCATTATACGAACAATTGATCGAAGCTAAGTTTTCAAGGCAGATCCCGTATGTTTCCGGTGGTTCATCTGTTACTATCCCGTTGATCTTTCAAAATCTTCTACCGAAAGGTGTAAATCACTTTAGAGTTGGTGAAACTCTGTTTCTTGGTACAGATGTTTACAATAATACAACTTTTCGAAAAATGAAACCTGATGTTTTTAGATTCTATTCTGAAATAATTGAATTGATCGAAAAGCCCGTAATTCCAACAGGAGACTTTGGAACAAACGTAGAAGGTGAAGAATATGATTTTGATGAAAAGCTAATAGGTAAGACTACATATAGGGCAATAATTGATGTTGGGCTTTTAGATGTGGATGAAAAACACATTGAACTTATTGACAAAAGTATTAGTTTTGCAGGAGCAAGTTCTGATATGATCGTTATTGATCTCGGAGATAATAAGAAAAAATATAAAGTTGGAGATCTTATTGAATTTAAAATGGATTATATGGGTGTTCTACGGATAATAAATTCAAAATACATAGAAAAGAAAATAAAATACGGAAGTTAACAATGATCTTTTAAAGATTTATCCGATCCCTCTAATTTCTAAAATCATGCGGATATTCAGCCATACGGTTCTGAAAGGTTAATACAGATTCTTTTTTGATCACCCCTTTGTCAACATTGATAGCCCTCTGTATTGTATCGTTTTCCATCCAGCTTGCATGACCTCCCAAGATCGTAGATAAATATACTATAAGTGCAGCTGATATAGATCTTGAAGCACTTTCCCAAAGGTAACTTGGGGTATGATCCACTGCATAATAGTCGATATTGTTTATGAGTAATATCGGAGTTTCAAAAGTAGTCGGTTTTGCAAAATAAAATCCCATCCCTTCATCACAGCTGACATCAATAATCAAGCATCCTGGTTTTAGATCATTCTTCTCTTCTTCAACTACATAATTGAAAGGATGGTCGGTATCCTGATAAGTTCCATTAATTATTATATCAGATTCTTTGATCAGGTCAGATAAAGGTGCTATAGTACCATCATGCTCAATTGAAACGATCCTTGCTTCATCACCAATTCCTTCCCGGACACGGAGATAATGAACATCAAGAACTTCTTCACGTACTTCATGATCCGGTCTTTGAATACAGATTGTTATATCTCTGAAACCATGAGCTTTAAGAGCATAGATAGCTCCTCTGCTGACTGCTCCGAAACTGAAAATGATCACTTTACGCTGATTCCCGTAATGCCCGTCAATTCCTTTTAGTTGTAACGCATGGATAACAGCGCAATAGCCTGCCATTTCATTGTTCTTATAAAACGTATGTCTCCCCATTAGACCTTCAGGGGACCAGACGAAC contains the following coding sequences:
- a CDS encoding alanine racemase, whose translation is MAFITLNPDKLKRNFDFLNKLFEKNDIQWTVVSKLLCGNKLYLKELLKLNIKKICDSRISNLKTIKEMDPNIETTYIKPPAKRSISSVVKYADISMNTEIETIRLLSIEAQRQNKIHKVMIMIELGELREGVMGDDFIAFYEQVFKLKNIEVIGIGANLSCLYGVLPNHDKLIQLSLYEQLIEAKFSRQIPYVSGGSSVTIPLIFQNLLPKGVNHFRVGETLFLGTDVYNNTTFRKMKPDVFRFYSEIIELIEKPVIPTGDFGTNVEGEEYDFDEKLIGKTTYRAIIDVGLLDVDEKHIELIDKSISFAGASSDMIVIDLGDNKKKYKVGDLIEFKMDYMGVLRIINSKYIEKKIKYGS